One window from the genome of Epinephelus moara isolate mb chromosome 5, YSFRI_EMoa_1.0, whole genome shotgun sequence encodes:
- the LOC126390841 gene encoding zinc-binding protein A33-like, whose protein sequence is MSCQSFLPVSLHQAEAEGLASTPWSVDSPERCEEHDESLSVFCLDDLEPLCQLCAALSHAGHRVYLLTEAATDCKAELRTSLNGLKRKKTDFEKVAQTCEHAFGHNEAEAKLAEELMKNEFESLHQFLRDEEAAKLLALREERDEKRRNAEEQVDSIIQVIQSLEEKIQLVEEELDAEGDGVGFLEHYEDMMNSTWIDDMEPLEVYKPLIDVAKHVGNVKYAEWEKMKHIAPYTPVTLDPRTAGQSLRVSSGLNSVHISLDVNVPVPANPERFHPCSCILAREGFDSGVHCWDIEVGDTNNWTVGVAAQSVSRKAEFEACPEAGLWCISLQEGEYRALTSPAQTLYSDHLSRVRVKLDWDEGTLEFINPDTDTHLFMFRHRFTEKVYPYFQSISLSGGFALLAQRVKVNVGSDYVPVEDTAFTEEHQVMKGESCTEGNNNSTSANSNRKMSESGHLMEDKNLPICSLRQEKKTKPQRRTLKEQLIKTKPAGNEKIKDDKPVIHQSSNPRFLMRYEVSLSRARHQK, encoded by the exons ATGAGCTGCCAATCCTTCCTCCCCGTCTCCCTTCACCAAGCAGAAGCGGAGGGCCTTGCCTCGACGCCCTGGTCTGTTGACTCTCCAGAGCGGTGCGAGGAACATGACGAGAGCCTGTCTGTGTTCTGTTTGGATGACCTGGAGCCTTTATGTCAACTATGTGCAGCTTTGAGCCACGCAGGACACAGAGTGTACCTCCTGACTGAGGCTGCGACTGACTGCAAG GCAGAGCTCAGAACATCACTAAATGGactgaagaggaagaagactgACTTTGAGAAAGTCGCTCAGACCTGTGAACATGCATTCGGACATAACGAG GCTGAGGCCAAACTCGCAGAGgagctcatgaaaaatgaattTGAGAGTCTTCACCAGTTTTTGAGAGATGAGGAAGCAGCCAAGCTACTTGCTCTCAGGGAGGAACGAGACGAGAAGAGGAGAAATGCAGAAGAACAGGTAGACAGTATAATTCAGGTGATACAATCTCTGGAAGAGAAGATCCAACTGGTGGAAGAAGAGCTAGATGCAGAAGGAGACGGGGTTGGATTTTTAGAG CACTATGAAGACATGATGAATAG TACATGGATAGATGACATGGAGCCTCTTGAGGTTTACAAACCTCTAATAGATGTGGCCAAACACGTGGGTAACGTAAAGTATGCCGAGTGGGAGAAGATGAAACACATCGCCCCATACA CTCCAGTGACCCTGGACCCCAGGACAGCTGGTCAGTCCCTGAGGGTGTCTTCTGGGTTAAACAGTGTCCATATCAGTCTGGATGTTAATGTCCCTGTCCCAGCTAACCCTGAACGTTTCCACCCTTGTTCCTGCATCCTGGCAAGAGAGGGCTTTGACTCAGGAGTGCACTGTTGGGATATTGAG GTTGGCGACACCAACAATTGGACAGTTGGTGTTGCTGCTCAGTCAGTGTCCAGAAAAGCAGAGTTTGAGGCCTGTCCAGAGGCAGGACTCTGGTGTATCAGCCTGCAAGAAGGAGAGTACCGAGCTCTGACCTCTCCTGCTCAGACCCTATACTCAGACCACCTCAGCAGGGTCCGTGTGAAGCTGGACTGGGATGAAGGGACGCTGGAATTCATAAACcctgacactgacacacatctTTTCATGTTTAGACATCGCTTTACTGAGAAGGTGTACCCTTACTTTCAGAGTATATCGCTGAGTGGGGGCTTTGCTTTGTTGGCACAAAGAGTGAAGGTCAACGTGGGGTCAGATTATGTCCCTGTGGAGGACACTGCTTTCACTGAGGAGCATCAGGTAATGAAAGGTGAATCTTGTACTGAGGGAAACAATAACTCCACATCTGccaacagcaacagaaagatGTCAGAGAGCGGACATCTGATGGAAGACAAAAACTTGCCAATTTGTTCTCTGAGACAGGAGAAGAAAACCAAACCTCAGAGACGCACCTTGAAGGAGCagctcattaaaacaaaacccGCTGGAAATGAAAAGATAAAAGACGACAAACCTGTTATTCATCAGAGCAGCAACCCCAGGTTCCTCATGAGGTACGAGGTTTCACTGAGCAGAGCTCGTCATCAAAAATGA